In a genomic window of Pseudoliparis swirei isolate HS2019 ecotype Mariana Trench chromosome 20, NWPU_hadal_v1, whole genome shotgun sequence:
- the postnb gene encoding periostin, osteoblast specific factor b isoform X1 has translation MKLLFVAAFALFVLSTFDEAESSAYDKIVAHSRIRARKEGPNVCALQQVMGTKKKYFSTCRNWYRKAICGKKAIVLYECCPGYMKLEGMRGCPAVTPIDNVYGTLGLVKATSTQKYADVSKLKPEIEGSGSFTIFAPSNDAWDLLDDEMRGALISNVNIELYNALHYHMANKRLLTKDLKNGMTVTSMYNDLGLQINHYSNGVVTVNCARIIYGNQVATNGVVHVIDRVISAVGNTIQDVIEVDDDLTTLSDVAQNSGFLEKLGQPGHYTLFAPTNKAFESLGSEVLERLQGDTEVIKALLNFHLLDSVECSEAIMTGTSYETLEGNNIEIGCDGDSLTVNGIKMVLKKDIVTTNGVIHMIDQVLMPDSAKQVMELVGSSQSMFGDLVSELGLSAAMRPGAEYTFIAPLNVALNDDVMSMDQSLLKIILENHILKRKIVLGELFNGQQLETIAGKFLRVFIYRTAVCIENSCLVRGSKEGSNGALHLTKTLLKPAQQSMFEILTENGGFKIFLSLMKDAGLTDLLKQEGDFTLFVPSDNAFAGLSESDWSLLKSDINALRTILLYHFNNGIFIGGGLETRVINLLKSLQGSNLRVMFANNSMLVNSVQVPDSDIMATNGVIHMINQVLYPGDIPVGSQNFLMLLRRLITYMQIKYISGFRYQEIPLTFMKRISHHIIHEGEPTLTKVTRVIEGEPSFTKVTRVIEGEPSFTKVTRVIEGEPSFTKVTRVIEGEPSFTKVTRVIEGEPSFTKVTRVIEGEPSFTKVTRVIEGEPSFTRVTRVIEGEPSFTKVTRVIEGPQHLVGIVTSNIAPEGTDKKSERLIKAGSSRRTTSRRVLAGNKKRARD, from the exons ATGAAGCTCCTTTTTGTAGCTGCCTTTGCACTCTTTGTGCTGTCCACATTTGACGAGGCCGAATCTTCAGCTTATGACAAAATTGTCGCCCACAGTCGCATCAGGGCAAGAAAAGAAGG ACCCAATGTCTGCGCGCTTCAGCAAGTCATGGGGACCAAGAAGAAGTACTTCAGCACATGTCGTAATTGGTACCGAAAGGCCATCTGCGGAAAGAAAGC GATTGTGCTTTATGAGTGCTGCCCAGGGTACATGAAGTTGGAGGGCATGCGTGGTTGCCCTGCAG TGACCCCGATTGACAATGTTTATGGCACCTTGGGTTTGGTGAAGGCCACCTCAACCCAAAAATACGCTGATGTTTCAAAGCTAAAGCCTGAGATTGAGGGATCTGGATCCTTTACCATCTTTGCCCCGAGTAACGATGCCTGGGATCTTTTGGATGAT GAAATGAGGGGTGCGCTGATCAGCAATGTCAACATTGAACTATACAACGCTCTCCATTATCACATGGCCAACAAACGCCTCTTGACTAAAGACCTAAAGAACGGAATGACAGTCACCTCCATGTACAATGACCTTGGTCTCCAAATTAACCATTATTCTAATGGA GTGGTGACTGTGAACTGCGCTAGGATTATCTATGGCAACCAGGTTGCCACCAATGGAGTTGTGCATGTCATTGACCGTGTTATCAGTGCCGTTGGAAACACAATCCAGGATGTCATTGAGGTTGACGATGACCTGACGACTCTGAGC GACGTGGCTCAAAACAGTGGATTCTTGGAGAAGCTGGGTCAGCCAGGACATTACACTCTCTTCGCCCCCACCAACAAAGCCTTTGAGAGTCTGGGCAGTGAAGTGCTAGAGAGACTTCAGGGCGACACGGAGGTCATCAAGG CTCTTCTGAATTTTCACCTTCTGGACTCAGTCGAGTGCTCTGAGGCCATCATGACTGGCACCTCTTATGAGACCCTGGAGGGCAACAATATTGAGATTGGCTGTGATGGTGACAGTCTAACAGTCAACGGCATCAAGATGGTGCTCAAGAAGGACATTGTCACCACCAATGGTGTCATCCACATGATTGACCAAGTGCTCATGCCAGACTCAG CTAAACAGGTGATGGAACTGGTAGGAAGTTCCCAGTCAATGTTTGGAGACCTGGTGTCTGAGCTGGGCCTTTCTGCTGCCATGAGACCAGGCGCTGAGTACACTTTTATAGCCCCCCTCAATGTTGCCTTGAATG ATGATGTGATGTCCATGGATCAGAGTTTGCTCAAAATTATCCTGGAGAACCACATCTTGAAAAGAAAGATTGTCCTGGGAGAGTTGTTCAATGGCCAGCAGCTGGAAACCATTGCAGGGAAATTTCTGAGAGTTTTCATCTATCGCACA GCTGTTTGCATTGAGAATTCCTGTCTGGTAAGAGGCAGTAAAGAAGGAAGCAATGGGGCCCTTCATCTCACGAAGACTCTGCTGAAACCAGCGCAACAATCTATGTTTGAGATTCTGACAGAAAATGGAGGGTTTAA GATTTTTTTGTCTCTGATGAAAGATGCTGGCTTGACAGACCTGCTGAAACAAGAGGGAGACTTTACTCTGTTTGTCCCAAGCGATAACGCTTTTGCTGGTTTGAGTGAAAGTGATTGGTCTTTGTTGAAGA GTGACATAAATGCTCTTAGAACCATCCTTTTGTATCACTTCAATAATGGTATCTTCATTGGTGGTGGTTTGGAGACTAGGGTGATAAACCTTCTCAAGTCTCTTCAGGGAAGCAACCTCAGAGTGATGTTT GCAAATAACTCTATGCTCGTGAATTCTGTCCAAGTCCCTGATTCTGATATCATGGCCACAAATGGAGTCATCCACATGATCAACCAAGTCTTGTATCCTGGAG ATATCCCTGTTGGAAGCCAGAATTTCCTCATGCTATTAAGGAGGCTCATCACGTACATGCAAATTAAG taCATTTCAGGATTCAGATATCAGGAAATCCCCCTTACTTTTATGA AGAGGATCAGCCATCATATCATCCATGAAG GGGAACCCACTCTCACTAAAGTCACCAGGGTCATTGAAGGTGAACCCTCCTTCACCAAAGTCACCAGGGTCATTGAAGGGGAACCCTCCTTCACCAAGGTCACCAGGGTCATTGAAGGGGAACCCTCCTTCACCAAAGTCACCAGGGTCATTGAAGGGGAACCCTCCTTCACCAAGGTCACCAGGGTCATTGAAGGGGAACCCTCCTTCACCAAGGTCACCAGGGTCATTGAAGGGGAACCCTCCTTCACCAAAGTGACAAGAGTCATTGAAGGTGAACCCTCCTTCACCAGGGTCACCAGGGTCATTGAAGGTGAACCCTCCTTCACCAAAGTTACCAGGGTCATTGAAG GCCCTCAGCACTTAGTCGGCATTGTCACCTCCAACATCGCCCCGGAAG GAACTGACAAAAAAAGTGAAAGACTTATAAAAG CAGGCAGTTCAAGaagaaccacttcccgaagagTTTTAG CTGGCAACAAGAAGAGGGCAAGGGACTGA
- the postnb gene encoding periostin, osteoblast specific factor b isoform X2: MKLLFVAAFALFVLSTFDEAESSAYDKIVAHSRIRARKEGPNVCALQQVMGTKKKYFSTCRNWYRKAICGKKAIVLYECCPGYMKLEGMRGCPAVTPIDNVYGTLGLVKATSTQKYADVSKLKPEIEGSGSFTIFAPSNDAWDLLDDEMRGALISNVNIELYNALHYHMANKRLLTKDLKNGMTVTSMYNDLGLQINHYSNGVVTVNCARIIYGNQVATNGVVHVIDRVISAVGNTIQDVIEVDDDLTTLSDVAQNSGFLEKLGQPGHYTLFAPTNKAFESLGSEVLERLQGDTEVIKALLNFHLLDSVECSEAIMTGTSYETLEGNNIEIGCDGDSLTVNGIKMVLKKDIVTTNGVIHMIDQVLMPDSAKQVMELVGSSQSMFGDLVSELGLSAAMRPGAEYTFIAPLNVALNDDVMSMDQSLLKIILENHILKRKIVLGELFNGQQLETIAGKFLRVFIYRTAVCIENSCLVRGSKEGSNGALHLTKTLLKPAQQSMFEILTENGGFKIFLSLMKDAGLTDLLKQEGDFTLFVPSDNAFAGLSESDWSLLKSDINALRTILLYHFNNGIFIGGGLETRVINLLKSLQGSNLRVMFANNSMLVNSVQVPDSDIMATNGVIHMINQVLYPGDIPVGSQNFLMLLRRLITYMQIKYISGFRYQEIPLTFMKRISHHIIHEGEPTLTKVTRVIEGEPSFTKVTRVIEGEPSFTKVTRVIEGEPSFTKVTRVIEGEPSFTKVTRVIEGEPSFTKVTRVIEGEPSFTKVTRVIEGEPSFTRVTRVIEGEPSFTKVTRVIEGPQHLVGIVTSNIAPEGTDKKSERLIKGSSRRTTSRRVLAGNKKRARD, encoded by the exons ATGAAGCTCCTTTTTGTAGCTGCCTTTGCACTCTTTGTGCTGTCCACATTTGACGAGGCCGAATCTTCAGCTTATGACAAAATTGTCGCCCACAGTCGCATCAGGGCAAGAAAAGAAGG ACCCAATGTCTGCGCGCTTCAGCAAGTCATGGGGACCAAGAAGAAGTACTTCAGCACATGTCGTAATTGGTACCGAAAGGCCATCTGCGGAAAGAAAGC GATTGTGCTTTATGAGTGCTGCCCAGGGTACATGAAGTTGGAGGGCATGCGTGGTTGCCCTGCAG TGACCCCGATTGACAATGTTTATGGCACCTTGGGTTTGGTGAAGGCCACCTCAACCCAAAAATACGCTGATGTTTCAAAGCTAAAGCCTGAGATTGAGGGATCTGGATCCTTTACCATCTTTGCCCCGAGTAACGATGCCTGGGATCTTTTGGATGAT GAAATGAGGGGTGCGCTGATCAGCAATGTCAACATTGAACTATACAACGCTCTCCATTATCACATGGCCAACAAACGCCTCTTGACTAAAGACCTAAAGAACGGAATGACAGTCACCTCCATGTACAATGACCTTGGTCTCCAAATTAACCATTATTCTAATGGA GTGGTGACTGTGAACTGCGCTAGGATTATCTATGGCAACCAGGTTGCCACCAATGGAGTTGTGCATGTCATTGACCGTGTTATCAGTGCCGTTGGAAACACAATCCAGGATGTCATTGAGGTTGACGATGACCTGACGACTCTGAGC GACGTGGCTCAAAACAGTGGATTCTTGGAGAAGCTGGGTCAGCCAGGACATTACACTCTCTTCGCCCCCACCAACAAAGCCTTTGAGAGTCTGGGCAGTGAAGTGCTAGAGAGACTTCAGGGCGACACGGAGGTCATCAAGG CTCTTCTGAATTTTCACCTTCTGGACTCAGTCGAGTGCTCTGAGGCCATCATGACTGGCACCTCTTATGAGACCCTGGAGGGCAACAATATTGAGATTGGCTGTGATGGTGACAGTCTAACAGTCAACGGCATCAAGATGGTGCTCAAGAAGGACATTGTCACCACCAATGGTGTCATCCACATGATTGACCAAGTGCTCATGCCAGACTCAG CTAAACAGGTGATGGAACTGGTAGGAAGTTCCCAGTCAATGTTTGGAGACCTGGTGTCTGAGCTGGGCCTTTCTGCTGCCATGAGACCAGGCGCTGAGTACACTTTTATAGCCCCCCTCAATGTTGCCTTGAATG ATGATGTGATGTCCATGGATCAGAGTTTGCTCAAAATTATCCTGGAGAACCACATCTTGAAAAGAAAGATTGTCCTGGGAGAGTTGTTCAATGGCCAGCAGCTGGAAACCATTGCAGGGAAATTTCTGAGAGTTTTCATCTATCGCACA GCTGTTTGCATTGAGAATTCCTGTCTGGTAAGAGGCAGTAAAGAAGGAAGCAATGGGGCCCTTCATCTCACGAAGACTCTGCTGAAACCAGCGCAACAATCTATGTTTGAGATTCTGACAGAAAATGGAGGGTTTAA GATTTTTTTGTCTCTGATGAAAGATGCTGGCTTGACAGACCTGCTGAAACAAGAGGGAGACTTTACTCTGTTTGTCCCAAGCGATAACGCTTTTGCTGGTTTGAGTGAAAGTGATTGGTCTTTGTTGAAGA GTGACATAAATGCTCTTAGAACCATCCTTTTGTATCACTTCAATAATGGTATCTTCATTGGTGGTGGTTTGGAGACTAGGGTGATAAACCTTCTCAAGTCTCTTCAGGGAAGCAACCTCAGAGTGATGTTT GCAAATAACTCTATGCTCGTGAATTCTGTCCAAGTCCCTGATTCTGATATCATGGCCACAAATGGAGTCATCCACATGATCAACCAAGTCTTGTATCCTGGAG ATATCCCTGTTGGAAGCCAGAATTTCCTCATGCTATTAAGGAGGCTCATCACGTACATGCAAATTAAG taCATTTCAGGATTCAGATATCAGGAAATCCCCCTTACTTTTATGA AGAGGATCAGCCATCATATCATCCATGAAG GGGAACCCACTCTCACTAAAGTCACCAGGGTCATTGAAGGTGAACCCTCCTTCACCAAAGTCACCAGGGTCATTGAAGGGGAACCCTCCTTCACCAAGGTCACCAGGGTCATTGAAGGGGAACCCTCCTTCACCAAAGTCACCAGGGTCATTGAAGGGGAACCCTCCTTCACCAAGGTCACCAGGGTCATTGAAGGGGAACCCTCCTTCACCAAGGTCACCAGGGTCATTGAAGGGGAACCCTCCTTCACCAAAGTGACAAGAGTCATTGAAGGTGAACCCTCCTTCACCAGGGTCACCAGGGTCATTGAAGGTGAACCCTCCTTCACCAAAGTTACCAGGGTCATTGAAG GCCCTCAGCACTTAGTCGGCATTGTCACCTCCAACATCGCCCCGGAAG GAACTGACAAAAAAAGTGAAAGACTTATAAAAG GCAGTTCAAGaagaaccacttcccgaagagTTTTAG CTGGCAACAAGAAGAGGGCAAGGGACTGA